Proteins from a genomic interval of Candidatus Hydrothermales bacterium:
- the nuoI gene encoding NADH-quinone oxidoreductase subunit NuoI encodes MLKALFLTLKYFFKRKVTITYPEKRKTLPYRARWVHRLQRWENGLERCIGCMLCAGACPTDAIYIEAAENDPENPVSHSERYAKVYEIDYGRCILCGFCVEACPTEALVMDKFFELAGYSRREIVLTKDRLLDPAQTLSKRAWLSFERKGDPKGTPVVLPKEETPFV; translated from the coding sequence ATGTTAAAAGCTCTTTTTTTGACTTTGAAGTATTTTTTTAAAAGGAAAGTTACTATCACCTATCCTGAAAAAAGAAAGACTCTTCCTTATAGGGCAAGGTGGGTTCATAGACTTCAAAGGTGGGAAAATGGTCTTGAAAGATGTATAGGTTGTATGCTCTGTGCAGGCGCTTGCCCCACAGACGCAATTTATATTGAAGCTGCTGAAAACGATCCAGAAAATCCTGTTTCTCACTCTGAAAGATACGCTAAAGTATACGAGATAGATTATGGAAGGTGTATACTCTGTGGTTTCTGTGTTGAAGCTTGTCCTACTGAGGCTCTTGTTATGGATAAATTTTTTGAACTTGCTGGCTACTCAAGAAGAGAAATAGTTTTAACAAAAGATAGATTACTTGACCCTGCTCAGACTCTCTCAAAACGTGCTTGGCTTTCCTTTGAAAGAAAGGGAGATCCAAAGGGAACACCCGTTGTGTTACCTAAAGAAGAAACCCCCTTTGTATGA
- a CDS encoding C25 family cysteine peptidase codes for MILIFLLFLEIKFTYKFSVKAETLNNLIRFSGQRVFKFEKGLPDLPSFFIPVEIDPNFDYEVGYKILKSETIKGNFDVERVPEVKDDGLSYFDTKRDFSKPFPNNLLINKGSSFLRLKPILSLIFFPVQINEKGIQVIKEVEITLKEKSFRNLNFKEIQEDKIFSSFYQRNLIKNTEREFFPSDFKKNFFFDDRAFWIKITVPKNGLYLLTYEDIKRVLNIDPSQFDIKKIALFRRLKALHSSPDSYEVVPQKVPLLLIDRGKINTFDQGDSLVFPAFTATGYRIEGKGPYFYFNPYTDYSLFFISFGGDTGLFVNSVSGAPNSDNRSNEGIKITRHEKNIVNLAKAGLRWVGEVVKNDSFVFDLLNFKNPLQETALINLNFIVREREDLGQPNYSLSIFMNKNLIYSKNYSSLSFPYEEMIKLKYPLSFYPVFKIKVQGFINVDFFEVIYNSKLINFSDTFSFYLDPLKAKNVVVKGNFRRKGKLFKILNTSSYFNLVNFFHSEDSIVFNGGLENDTFMIMYSENLIRPEIERISKKELRKITGAHMLIIGPKQFKDVFSNFIIHRKNNFYFDTLKIEDPLIHYVNIEDIFDEFGFGVRDPVALRNYLKFSFLNYNPRPIYVLLAGKGTYDYKNYEGKGEMNLVPPYEWGYGVDINNPPFTYDNFFVEFDGGAFDPDMIIGRIPAKNLSEIYEFIDRIIHYESRGKDNTFKVSILGVADDTTGSGGRFDGINHTSQVTRVLKGLPNYLDKNTLYMIDYPYVYDRKPAATKDLLKYVERGIGFIFFFIHGNPNQLAHEELVKIDDIDLFYYNKKPSFILLGSCKTVNFDRPAGAIGEKWLIKNGIGALGSTYLTFPSENEYVIDNFLKNLFYNKLKSFGSALYPAILGNLDYVFLGDPSTFYFTPIKIDSFLYIPDTLYYSYFSDSLYKFFSTLDSVKVKFTQNSDIALMKIEGSAKVETLRVRSYLYPLFRKGDILFKGLSNVKDLRATFNFKIPFSKSKFLRISVLNQTTKVEICFKDSIPALFSKNETVDFNPPQIYVSVNGRELKENDTLPKDFNLFISLKDENGINIATDTILLQIGSLREPLNDYFYYKPNSFNEGFINYKVKNISPGKNFLSVSAYDLFHNRAFFIKNIFIEEEDTLYLKIRDVLPYPNPASDFLFIGFKSNKAGLFKVKIFTMRGIKIFETPEIFFNEGFNSIKWKIDKRISNGLYFFIIEGRDLRTGEKVKERGKLIIYR; via the coding sequence ATGATTCTTATTTTTTTACTCTTCCTAGAGATAAAATTTACTTACAAATTTAGTGTAAAGGCTGAAACTCTTAATAATTTAATAAGATTTAGCGGACAGAGAGTTTTTAAATTTGAAAAAGGTCTTCCTGATTTACCCTCCTTTTTTATTCCTGTTGAAATTGATCCTAATTTTGATTATGAGGTTGGCTATAAAATTTTAAAAAGTGAAACTATTAAGGGAAACTTTGATGTTGAAAGAGTACCCGAAGTAAAAGATGACGGACTTTCCTACTTCGACACTAAAAGGGATTTCAGCAAACCTTTTCCTAATAATTTATTAATTAATAAAGGGTCTTCTTTTTTAAGACTTAAGCCAATTCTTTCTCTTATTTTCTTCCCAGTCCAAATAAACGAGAAAGGAATCCAAGTCATAAAAGAAGTTGAGATAACTCTAAAAGAAAAAAGCTTTAGAAATTTAAATTTTAAGGAAATTCAGGAAGATAAAATTTTCTCTTCTTTTTATCAAAGGAATTTAATAAAAAATACAGAAAGAGAGTTTTTCCCCTCAGATTTTAAAAAGAATTTCTTCTTTGATGATAGAGCTTTTTGGATAAAAATTACTGTACCTAAAAATGGGCTATATCTTTTAACCTACGAGGATATAAAAAGAGTTTTAAATATAGATCCCTCCCAGTTTGATATTAAAAAAATTGCTCTTTTTAGAAGATTAAAAGCTTTACATTCTTCGCCAGATTCCTATGAGGTTGTTCCCCAAAAGGTGCCTCTTTTGCTTATAGATAGAGGAAAAATAAACACTTTTGATCAAGGTGATAGTTTAGTTTTTCCTGCCTTCACGGCTACGGGGTATAGAATTGAGGGTAAAGGACCCTACTTTTACTTTAATCCCTATACCGATTATTCACTTTTTTTTATTTCTTTTGGAGGAGATACTGGTTTATTTGTCAATTCAGTTAGTGGAGCCCCTAATTCTGACAATAGGTCAAACGAAGGTATAAAGATAACAAGGCATGAAAAAAACATAGTTAATCTTGCAAAGGCAGGTCTAAGATGGGTAGGAGAAGTAGTTAAAAACGACTCTTTTGTTTTTGATCTTTTAAATTTTAAAAACCCACTACAAGAAACTGCATTAATTAACCTTAATTTCATAGTTAGAGAAAGAGAAGATTTAGGTCAACCAAATTATTCCCTAAGTATTTTCATGAATAAAAACCTGATTTACAGTAAAAATTACTCCTCCTTAAGTTTCCCTTACGAAGAAATGATAAAACTTAAATACCCCCTAAGTTTTTATCCAGTTTTTAAAATAAAGGTGCAAGGTTTTATAAATGTCGATTTTTTTGAAGTTATTTATAATTCAAAACTTATCAATTTTAGTGATACTTTTTCTTTTTATCTAGATCCCTTAAAAGCTAAAAATGTAGTTGTAAAGGGAAACTTTAGGAGAAAAGGTAAACTCTTTAAGATCTTAAATACCTCATCATATTTTAATTTGGTAAACTTTTTCCATAGTGAAGACTCTATTGTATTTAATGGAGGATTAGAAAATGACACCTTTATGATTATGTATTCAGAGAATCTGATCCGTCCAGAGATCGAAAGAATCTCTAAAAAAGAATTAAGAAAGATAACTGGTGCTCATATGCTTATAATTGGGCCTAAGCAGTTTAAAGATGTTTTTTCTAATTTTATAATTCATAGAAAGAATAACTTCTATTTTGACACTTTAAAAATAGAAGATCCGCTGATTCATTATGTAAACATAGAGGATATATTTGATGAGTTTGGCTTTGGAGTCAGAGATCCTGTAGCTTTGAGAAATTATTTAAAATTTTCTTTTTTAAACTATAATCCACGTCCAATATACGTTCTTCTCGCAGGTAAAGGAACTTATGACTATAAAAATTATGAAGGCAAGGGAGAGATGAATTTAGTGCCGCCCTATGAGTGGGGCTATGGTGTAGATATAAATAATCCTCCCTTTACCTATGATAACTTCTTTGTTGAATTTGACGGTGGTGCCTTTGATCCTGACATGATAATCGGAAGAATCCCTGCAAAAAATCTTTCTGAAATTTACGAATTCATAGATAGAATAATTCATTACGAATCAAGGGGAAAGGATAATACCTTTAAAGTTAGTATTTTAGGAGTTGCAGATGATACAACAGGATCAGGGGGTCGCTTTGATGGAATAAATCATACCTCTCAAGTTACAAGAGTTTTAAAAGGTTTACCCAATTATTTAGATAAGAACACCCTTTATATGATAGATTATCCCTATGTTTACGATAGGAAACCTGCTGCAACCAAAGATCTTTTAAAATATGTTGAAAGGGGGATAGGCTTTATATTTTTTTTCATTCACGGAAACCCAAATCAGTTGGCACATGAAGAACTTGTAAAAATTGACGATATTGATCTTTTTTATTATAACAAAAAGCCATCTTTTATTCTCCTTGGTTCATGTAAAACTGTAAATTTTGATAGACCTGCTGGAGCTATTGGAGAAAAGTGGCTAATTAAAAACGGAATAGGTGCCTTAGGTTCTACTTACCTTACCTTTCCTAGTGAAAACGAATATGTTATTGATAACTTTCTAAAAAATCTTTTTTATAACAAGTTAAAAAGTTTTGGCTCAGCTTTGTACCCAGCTATTCTTGGCAATTTAGACTATGTTTTTCTTGGTGATCCTTCAACGTTTTACTTCACTCCCATAAAAATAGATAGTTTTCTATATATTCCAGACACACTTTATTATTCATACTTTTCCGACTCTTTATACAAATTCTTTTCAACCCTTGACTCTGTAAAAGTAAAATTTACTCAAAATTCTGACATAGCTTTAATGAAAATAGAGGGTTCTGCTAAAGTTGAAACACTGCGTGTTCGGAGCTATTTATACCCACTTTTTAGAAAAGGTGATATCCTATTTAAGGGATTATCAAATGTAAAAGACTTAAGGGCAACTTTTAATTTTAAGATTCCCTTTTCAAAATCAAAATTTTTAAGGATAAGTGTTTTAAATCAAACTACGAAAGTAGAAATTTGTTTCAAAGATTCAATTCCTGCTTTATTTTCAAAAAACGAAACAGTTGATTTTAATCCTCCCCAAATATATGTTTCGGTAAATGGAAGAGAGTTAAAGGAAAATGATACGTTACCTAAAGACTTTAATTTATTTATTTCTTTAAAGGATGAAAACGGAATCAATATTGCAACTGATACAATATTGCTTCAGATAGGTTCTTTAAGAGAGCCTCTTAACGATTATTTTTACTATAAGCCTAATAGTTTCAATGAAGGATTCATTAATTATAAAGTAAAAAATATTTCTCCTGGAAAAAATTTTTTAAGCGTTTCAGCTTACGATCTTTTTCATAACAGAGCCTTTTTTATAAAAAATATATTTATAGAAGAGGAGGATACGCTTTATTTAAAAATTAGAGATGTATTACCTTATCCAAATCCTGCCTCAGATTTTTTATTTATAGGTTTTAAAAGTAATAAAGCTGGTCTTTTTAAAGTTAAAATTTTTACTATGAGAGGTATTAAAATTTTTGAGACTCCTGAGATTTTCTTTAATGAAGGATTCAATTCCATTAAATGGAAAATAGACAAAAGAATTTCCAACGGTCTATATTTTTTTATTATAGAGGGAAGAGATTTAAGAACTGGTGAAAAAGTAAAGGAAAGGGGTAAGTTAATTATATATAGGTAG
- a CDS encoding NADH-quinone oxidoreductase subunit J translates to MKIIFLLLPITAFFILISRKYTHLLFFFFLNIFVTSLLYFYLKLNFFGLLVLLLYLGSILVIFVFLLPLLRIKEEFKESKAKIVLYVLLTYLLVFFSLRLSSLFGKSETYFDDKKFSEIIIKDFIGFELVSILLLIAIIGSYILIKDEH, encoded by the coding sequence ATGAAGATCATATTCTTATTGTTACCAATTACAGCTTTCTTTATACTAATTTCAAGAAAGTACACCCATTTACTTTTCTTCTTTTTTCTCAATATTTTCGTCACCTCTCTTTTATACTTTTACTTAAAACTTAACTTTTTTGGACTTTTAGTGCTTTTACTTTATCTTGGTTCGATTCTTGTCATTTTCGTATTTCTTTTACCCCTCTTAAGAATAAAAGAAGAATTTAAAGAGAGTAAGGCAAAGATTGTTCTTTATGTTCTTCTAACCTATCTTTTAGTATTTTTTTCTTTAAGACTTTCCTCACTTTTTGGAAAGAGTGAAACTTACTTTGATGATAAAAAGTTTAGTGAAATTATCATAAAAGATTTTATAGGTTTTGAGCTTGTTTCAATTTTGCTTCTCATCGCAATTATTGGTTCTTATATTTTAATTAAAGATGAACATTGA
- a CDS encoding zinc ribbon domain-containing protein codes for MKKEINIDEIKNLEAKRKEFQEKLLKLKEKEKETKPHIFRKVFSEYQEKLRKVEEELEKRKDILKEYLEDLYNKRKEIEKEKIKIEDEIEEIKLRYSIGEYDDTTYKKIMDSKNVELKRIKEKFNQIDKEINELRFLTEKAEPKKVTEKEYETLEELKEEKFEELTEVVEIGEKGRETKAKSSAEIEEELIEIEGLLEEVTEVGEEKSLEEVSFNEKLLEDLGKESKAVERGEVICKKCGHKNSPDSWFCENCGAELIIELE; via the coding sequence ATGAAAAAAGAAATAAATATTGATGAAATAAAGAATCTTGAGGCTAAACGGAAGGAGTTTCAAGAAAAACTACTTAAGCTTAAAGAAAAGGAAAAAGAAACAAAGCCTCATATTTTTAGAAAGGTCTTCTCAGAATATCAAGAAAAATTGAGGAAAGTAGAAGAGGAATTAGAAAAAAGAAAAGATATACTTAAAGAATACTTAGAAGATCTTTATAATAAAAGAAAAGAAATTGAAAAGGAAAAAATAAAGATAGAAGATGAAATTGAAGAGATCAAACTTAGATATTCTATTGGAGAGTATGACGATACGACTTACAAGAAAATAATGGATAGTAAGAATGTTGAACTTAAAAGGATAAAAGAAAAATTTAACCAGATAGACAAAGAAATTAATGAACTACGCTTTCTGACCGAAAAGGCTGAACCTAAAAAAGTTACTGAAAAAGAATACGAAACTTTAGAGGAATTAAAGGAAGAGAAATTTGAAGAACTTACTGAAGTTGTTGAAATAGGAGAAAAGGGTCGTGAAACAAAAGCTAAATCCAGCGCTGAAATAGAAGAAGAGCTTATAGAAATAGAGGGTCTTTTAGAGGAAGTTACTGAAGTAGGTGAGGAAAAAAGCTTGGAAGAGGTAAGCTTTAATGAAAAGCTTCTTGAGGATTTAGGGAAAGAAAGTAAAGCAGTGGAGAGAGGTGAGGTTATCTGTAAGAAATGTGGTCATAAAAATTCTCCTGATTCTTGGTTTTGTGAAAACTGTGGTGCAGAATTAATAATTGAACTAGAGTAA
- the coaE gene encoding dephospho-CoA kinase (Dephospho-CoA kinase (CoaE) performs the final step in coenzyme A biosynthesis.), producing the protein MKVIIGVTGNISSGKSEFCKILEKNGAFWIDADKIGHKIIDEKKEEIKKIFGAYLERKEIAEIIFKDIKIKNKYERWIHSEIKREVKKIIEEGKEGYYAVEGALIYEAKADRIMDYVIYLKASENVLFERAKKKGYNLDLFKRILYFQNLLKNKEEKADFVVENEGDINNLEKRAIEIYDQIKKKKPKFICDSTCLRELRWLRLLGFDTTNSNNIRSIVKGIYEEKRFLLTRKKRVNLFPTWKIFKVPEGKFKIRIRRIIDFFDLKDKIDIFSRCTICNGDIEEINKREVKGKVPYYTYKTQKNFYICKKCDKIYWMGSHYFFFEKHFKEIIN; encoded by the coding sequence GTGAAAGTAATAATAGGTGTTACCGGTAACATCTCTTCAGGTAAGAGTGAGTTCTGTAAGATACTAGAAAAAAATGGAGCCTTTTGGATAGATGCTGACAAAATTGGACATAAAATAATTGATGAAAAAAAAGAAGAAATTAAAAAAATATTTGGGGCCTACCTTGAAAGGAAAGAGATCGCAGAAATCATCTTTAAAGATATTAAAATAAAAAATAAATATGAAAGATGGATTCATAGTGAAATAAAAAGGGAAGTAAAAAAGATTATTGAGGAGGGGAAAGAGGGATATTATGCTGTAGAGGGTGCACTTATCTATGAGGCAAAGGCTGATAGAATCATGGACTATGTAATTTACCTTAAAGCCAGTGAAAATGTTCTATTTGAAAGAGCAAAAAAGAAAGGATACAATTTAGATCTTTTCAAAAGGATACTTTATTTCCAAAATTTACTAAAAAACAAAGAAGAGAAAGCAGATTTTGTGGTAGAAAATGAAGGTGATATAAATAATTTAGAGAAAAGGGCAATAGAAATTTATGATCAAATTAAAAAGAAAAAACCTAAATTTATCTGTGATTCAACTTGTTTAAGAGAGTTAAGATGGTTAAGATTACTTGGATTTGATACTACAAACTCTAACAACATTAGAAGTATTGTTAAGGGCATCTATGAGGAAAAAAGATTTTTATTAACGAGAAAAAAGAGAGTGAATTTATTCCCCACTTGGAAAATTTTCAAGGTTCCTGAAGGAAAATTTAAAATAAGAATTAGAAGAATTATAGATTTTTTTGATTTAAAAGACAAAATTGATATTTTTTCACGATGTACAATATGTAACGGTGACATAGAAGAAATAAATAAGAGAGAAGTTAAAGGGAAAGTTCCATATTATACATATAAAACGCAGAAAAATTTTTATATATGCAAAAAATGCGATAAGATATACTGGATGGGGTCTCATTATTTCTTTTTTGAAAAACATTTTAAAGAAATTATAAATTGA
- a CDS encoding tetratricopeptide repeat protein yields MKFFLLFFLFYFACFFYSKDKENTIFLYILYYKTSEEGNFNKAKEYLEKLLEIKKERELYIEYIFLLYKMKEYSKLKRVFLDFQKKFSVDSTVVYPFLSACVFTGDYKNFKKFEKIFRDKFKKDKSLLYLTFSLYQSIGEYNEALSILDELIKIDSNNLARYLLDKARTLSLKKEFKRALEIIEILEKKETIPEVLLEKAICYEGLNNTKEALKVYRKLIDYPGIESKNLLKRIINLAISNGDYELTDSLLKDRIEDYFYDIDLIEQYGFIKYIKNELKESVKFFSLALTYNPNSDLAHYYLSRIFYKEKHMEKAFYHIKKAIEINPKSSEYYIYYAFLLITEGKLDEAQSVLREIKDKNTPSYFYLSGFLERKKGKLKRAIYLYEKALKLDSLDANKWFEAGAIYADLNEIKKASRAFKKSVQLDTTFSEAYNYWGYMLAERGLKLDTAKILIEKALKYEPENGYYLDSMGWVYYMMGKYDTAYIYLKKAAEYVPNDPVIIEHLGDVYFKLNQIEKALTYWQKALKLSPNNKNLKKKIKKYKGKRG; encoded by the coding sequence ATGAAATTTTTCTTACTCTTTTTTCTTTTTTATTTTGCATGTTTTTTTTATAGTAAAGATAAAGAAAACACAATTTTTCTTTACATATTGTATTATAAGACCAGTGAAGAAGGGAATTTTAATAAGGCAAAGGAATATCTTGAAAAACTTTTAGAAATTAAAAAAGAAAGGGAATTATATATAGAGTATATTTTTCTGCTTTATAAAATGAAAGAGTATAGTAAATTGAAAAGAGTTTTTTTGGATTTTCAGAAAAAATTTAGTGTTGACTCAACAGTTGTATACCCCTTTTTATCAGCCTGTGTATTTACCGGTGATTATAAAAATTTTAAAAAGTTTGAAAAAATTTTTAGAGATAAATTCAAAAAAGATAAAAGTCTTTTGTATTTAACTTTTAGTTTGTATCAATCTATTGGTGAATATAACGAGGCACTCTCAATTTTAGATGAGCTTATTAAAATTGATTCTAACAATCTAGCAAGATATCTTTTAGATAAAGCAAGGACTTTGTCACTTAAAAAAGAATTTAAAAGGGCTCTTGAAATCATAGAAATACTTGAAAAAAAGGAAACAATCCCAGAGGTTTTGTTAGAAAAGGCAATTTGCTACGAAGGATTAAATAATACTAAAGAAGCTTTAAAAGTCTATAGAAAACTTATAGATTATCCTGGAATTGAAAGCAAGAATTTATTAAAAAGGATTATAAATTTGGCTATTTCTAATGGAGACTATGAGTTAACAGACTCACTCTTAAAAGATAGAATCGAAGATTATTTTTATGACATTGATCTCATCGAACAGTACGGGTTTATAAAATATATTAAAAATGAGCTTAAAGAAAGTGTTAAGTTTTTTTCACTCGCTTTAACATATAATCCAAATAGTGATTTAGCACACTATTATTTATCAAGAATATTTTATAAAGAAAAGCATATGGAAAAGGCTTTTTATCATATAAAAAAAGCAATAGAAATAAATCCAAAAAGCTCTGAATACTATATTTATTATGCTTTTTTGCTTATTACTGAAGGAAAATTAGATGAAGCTCAAAGTGTGCTAAGGGAAATAAAAGATAAAAATACACCTTCTTACTTTTATTTAAGTGGATTTCTCGAGAGAAAAAAAGGGAAATTAAAAAGGGCAATATATCTTTATGAGAAGGCTTTAAAACTAGATTCACTTGATGCAAATAAGTGGTTTGAGGCTGGTGCTATATACGCAGATTTGAATGAAATAAAAAAGGCATCAAGAGCTTTTAAAAAATCAGTTCAACTTGATACAACCTTCTCGGAGGCCTATAATTACTGGGGTTATATGCTTGCAGAAAGGGGTTTAAAACTTGATACAGCAAAAATCCTTATAGAAAAGGCGCTAAAATATGAACCAGAAAATGGGTATTATCTTGACTCTATGGGCTGGGTATACTACATGATGGGTAAATACGATACTGCTTATATATATTTAAAAAAGGCAGCAGAATATGTACCTAATGATCCTGTTATAATCGAACATCTGGGTGATGTCTATTTTAAGTTAAACCAAATAGAAAAAGCACTAACTTATTGGCAAAAAGCCTTAAAACTTTCACCGAATAACAAAAATCTGAAGAAAAAAATTAAAAAGTATAAAGGAAAAAGGGGGTGA
- a CDS encoding Trm112 family protein has translation MALDKELLDIIACPKCKGDLVYKEKENVLLCFNCKLKYKIEDDIPILVIEEAIPFEE, from the coding sequence ATGGCTTTAGATAAAGAGTTGTTAGATATTATAGCTTGTCCTAAGTGTAAGGGAGATCTTGTCTATAAAGAAAAAGAGAATGTACTTTTGTGCTTTAACTGTAAGTTAAAGTATAAAATTGAAGATGATATTCCCATTCTTGTTATTGAAGAAGCTATTCCCTTTGAAGAATGA
- a CDS encoding NADH-quinone oxidoreductase subunit K translates to MNIEIFSVILTFFISLLIILLKRSFVYFLIAMEIAFNSLLILFAMNIKEKGFEYSNFFIYVLAVVAAETVIGLSILLILTKERESDNYDI, encoded by the coding sequence ATGAACATTGAGATTTTCTCAGTAATTCTCACCTTTTTTATTTCTCTACTAATAATTCTACTTAAGAGGAGTTTTGTTTATTTTTTAATTGCTATGGAAATTGCCTTTAATTCTCTTTTAATTTTATTTGCAATGAATATAAAAGAAAAGGGATTTGAATATTCTAATTTTTTCATTTATGTGCTTGCTGTAGTTGCGGCAGAGACAGTCATTGGTCTTTCTATCCTTTTAATATTAACAAAAGAAAGAGAAAGTGACAACTATGATATCTAG
- a CDS encoding NADH-quinone oxidoreductase subunit L: MISSLVLLAIILLPLIGSVIQAVLGIRDSKKAGLLATFFVFLSFLSHFFLTDIDKKEFIYIPFIIFSDIEVYFSLTLDRISFLMGLMVTLVSSIIHLYSSSYMEKDESPYRYFAFLNLFVFFMLVIVYSGNFLLMFIGWEGVGVCSYLLISYESWRLDAARAGTKAFLITRLADFGFILFLLIYYKIFNTFDIAPLEGATRHPLLPYLLFFAIIAACGKSAQFPFYIWLPDAMEGPTPVSALIHAATMVTAGVWLFIRIFPLFTLYPDILNIIIFISVVSFLLSGLIACFERDLKKILAYSTISQIGYMFFGIGIGFKYLAFLHLLTHAFFKALLFLSSGNVMHLIHKKIDIYETRGIRKVHPFTSYSFLLGALALIGFPLTGGFISKELLINASFSNFYLFLLACLGAFITSFYIMRGYALTFEGEEEKKEYGKIDSLMNISLFLLSFFVILTGLPIFEKFYFSVLESEIHIKNPIIYQFLPLFLSVLGGYFSFQIYLNKIQYSPERFKKLASLLKSGFYYDFFVSRALYNFFVLISNYISKLFDRGFIDIILVEGLAKLTYLKGKLMYKFFVRKPSFYITLLILLFFLVLYYAL, encoded by the coding sequence ATGATATCTAGTTTAGTGCTTTTAGCTATAATACTTCTTCCCCTCATTGGCTCAGTAATTCAAGCAGTTTTAGGAATAAGGGACTCAAAAAAAGCAGGTCTTTTGGCTACTTTCTTTGTTTTTCTCTCCTTTTTATCTCATTTTTTTCTAACTGATATAGATAAGAAGGAGTTTATATATATTCCCTTCATAATCTTTTCGGATATTGAAGTTTACTTTTCTTTAACTCTTGACAGAATAAGTTTTCTAATGGGACTTATGGTAACTCTTGTCTCATCTATTATTCATCTATACTCTTCTAGTTATATGGAAAAAGATGAATCACCTTACAGGTATTTTGCCTTTTTAAATCTTTTTGTATTTTTCATGTTAGTTATTGTTTATTCAGGAAATTTTCTCTTAATGTTTATAGGTTGGGAGGGTGTTGGTGTCTGTTCTTACCTATTAATTTCCTATGAATCTTGGAGACTTGATGCAGCAAGAGCAGGAACTAAAGCTTTTTTAATTACAAGACTTGCTGATTTTGGCTTTATACTCTTTCTTTTGATTTATTATAAAATTTTTAACACCTTTGATATAGCGCCTTTAGAGGGGGCAACAAGGCATCCCCTCTTACCCTATCTTTTATTTTTCGCGATTATAGCGGCTTGCGGTAAATCGGCTCAGTTTCCCTTTTATATATGGCTACCTGATGCAATGGAAGGTCCTACTCCTGTTTCAGCTTTAATTCATGCAGCTACCATGGTAACAGCCGGTGTATGGCTTTTTATAAGAATATTTCCCTTATTTACTCTTTATCCAGACATTTTGAACATAATAATTTTTATTTCTGTAGTAAGTTTTCTCTTATCTGGACTTATAGCTTGCTTTGAAAGAGATCTTAAAAAAATATTAGCTTACTCTACCATATCACAGATTGGTTATATGTTTTTTGGTATAGGAATAGGTTTTAAATATCTTGCCTTCCTTCATCTTTTAACTCATGCTTTCTTTAAGGCGCTTTTATTTTTATCCTCAGGCAATGTTATGCATCTTATACACAAAAAAATAGATATATATGAAACAAGAGGAATAAGAAAGGTTCATCCTTTTACTTCCTATAGTTTTTTACTAGGGGCATTGGCTTTGATTGGTTTTCCCTTGACTGGTGGTTTTATAAGTAAAGAACTTTTGATAAATGCCTCCTTTAGTAATTTTTATTTATTTTTACTAGCTTGTCTTGGTGCATTTATAACTTCTTTTTATATAATGAGGGGATACGCCCTAACCTTTGAAGGAGAAGAAGAAAAGAAAGAATACGGAAAAATTGATTCACTCATGAACATATCCCTCTTTCTTTTGTCTTTTTTCGTAATTTTGACAGGACTCCCCATATTTGAAAAATTTTATTTTAGCGTTTTAGAAAGTGAAATTCACATTAAAAATCCAATCATCTATCAATTTTTGCCTTTATTTTTATCAGTTTTAGGTGGTTATTTTTCATTTCAGATATATTTAAATAAAATCCAATATAGTCCTGAAAGGTTTAAAAAATTAGCAAGTTTATTAAAATCAGGTTTTTATTATGACTTTTTTGTTTCCAGAGCTCTTTACAATTTTTTTGTTTTAATTTCTAACTACATATCTAAGCTTTTTGATCGTGGTTTTATTGACATCATTTTAGTAGAGGGTTTAGCTAAACTTACCTATTTAAAAGGAAAACTTATGTATAAGTTTTTTGTTAGAAAACCCTCTTTTTACATTACTCTTTTAATTCTACTTTTTTTCCTCGTTTTATATTATGCTTTATAG